In the genome of Salana multivorans, the window TGTAGGTCCCGCCGCTGTCGACGGAGACGATGTAGTGAGCCAAGGTTGAGGTCACCTGTCTTTCCGGTATGGATCGGCGATGGCCGAGATCGGACGGATCCGTGCGGTGTGGAGGTGGTTCACGAGTCCCGCGGCCCCCAGGGGTCGAGGCGGCCAGTAGCCGGGTCTCGCCACAGCGGGCTCCCGTCGTCCATGACGTTGGGGTGGTCGAGAGGGGCGACGAACTCGACGCGCACTCGACTCGTGGTCCGCGGTTCGGTGAAGAAGAGAAGGGGCTCGCCCTGGGGATTGCGATCCACCCCGTTCACGGTGACACCGAGCTGCGCCAAGCGCTCGATCTCATCGTCAAGCTCCAGGATCTCCGTGAAGGCGAGATGATGGACCCCGGCCTGGGCAAGCGAGTGGGTGCCCTCCCCGGTCGCCTCGAGCAGCTCGATGTGCGGGGCCCCCTCGACGGAGAACGACAAGCGGGCGTCGTGAAAGTGCGGCGTAGGGTCGCTGTCGTCGACGTAGTGCGTGCTGCGGTAGCGATGAATAGGGCCGAACGTGTAGCCGGTGATGGCGGACCACAGCTCGATCGCACCTTCGAGGTCGGGGACGAGAATTCCGATGTGGTGAATCAGGCGGGCGGACATGCGTCGCTCCTGTCGTACTGTCAGGCGTAGGGATGGGCGCGGGCCGGTCGCGTCACTTGACGGCGCCGGCGAGGCCGTTGACGAGGTACTTCTGCGCGAACAAGAACGTGATGATGATCGGGATCGACACCACGATGAGGATTGCGAACAGCGCACCCACCTGCGTGAAGTGCTCTCCGCGGTAGACCAGCGGAATCAGGGTGAGGGGCTTGATGTTCTTGTCGACCAGCGCGACCAGCGGAAGAAGGAAGTCGTTCCAGGACAACATCAGCTGCCAGATGACGACGACAGCGATGGAGGGTCGTGCGAGCGGGAGGTATACGCGCCAGAACATCTGCCACTTGTTCGCCCCGTCCATCACCGCCGCATCGCGCGTCTCGCTCGGGACGGCGAGGAACGACGTGCGGATCACGATGATTCCGAACGGCAGCCCGATCGCCGTGTAGACGAGCGAGACCCCTAGTGTCGTGTCGTAGAGACCAAGGAGCTGGAGAACCTGGAAGGTTGCGACGACGATACTTGACATGGGCAGGACGAGCGCGAGCGTCAGGACCCCGAAGATCAAGGCCTTGAGCGGGACGTCGAGCAGCGCCAGCGCGTAAGCCGCCATAGCGCCGAGGAACACGACGAGGAGGACCGAGGGGACGGCGATGAGCGCGCTGTTCAGGAGGTATCGAAAGATGGGGTTCTGCTCGAACACGAGCTCAAAGTTCGACAGCGACGGGTTCACCGGAAGGATGCCGAAGAAGAAGGTGGATGGATCGTTCGTCGGCTTGAGGGCGAGCCCAAGGACGAGAACCAGCGGAATCATCCACACGATCGTGATCGGCACGAGCGCCAGGTGGAGAAGATTGACGCGGGCTGACATGCGTCGTCGTGCTCTCACTTCTTTTCTCCTGTCAGGAAGCCGGCCCCGAACACTCTGGTCATGAGAAGTGCCGCACCGACCGCGATCACGAGGAGTGCGACGGAGATGGCTGAGGCATAACCGACCTCGTGGACCTGGAACCCCTGCTTGAACGCGTAGGTCGGCAGCATCTCGGTCGCATGGAACGGCCCGCCGCTGGTCATGACGTAGATCAGCTCGAACGTCTTGAGCGATCCGATGATCCCAAGCAGCAGAAGAGTCAGGTGTGTCGTCCTGAGCAACGGGAAGGTGATGCGAGTGGTGCGCTGCAAGAAGGAGGCGCCATCGATCTTGGCCGCTTCGAACAAGGAGTGATCAATTAGCTGGAGGCCGGCGAGGTAGAAGAGCATCGACATGCCCGTGAACATCCAGATGTTGACCGCCATGACAGCGAACAGGGCGGTGTCCGGATCACCTAGGAAGTTCAGCTGGAGAGAGTCGAAGCCGAGCGCCCGCGCGACGGTGGCGAAGGTGCCGTGGTTCGGGTCAAGGATCTGCGACCACACGATGCCGACGACCACGGGCGAGAGAACCGCAGGGATGAACAGCAGTGCTCGGTACACGTTGCGGAAGCGCAGCGGCTGGTCGAGCATGAGGGCGAAGGCCAGTCCGATGAGGGCCTGCGGGACGATCGTCAGCGGGATCCACAGCGCTGAGTTGACGAGCGTCTTTCGGAAGACCGGGTCTCGCAGCAGCTCGCCATAGTTGCCCAACCCGACGAACGTTCCGTCGGAGGCGCCGTTCCACTGGAGGGTGCTGGCCTGGAGGTTGTAGAAGATGGGGTACGCGACGAAGACGGCGAAGAGGATCAGCGCCGGGAGGACGAAGGCGAACGAGGCTAGTCGGTCACGCAGGGTGACACGTGTCATGGAGAGCTCCTCACTGGTGTCGACAACCGCCGGACGGGGGTGTTTCGTCCGCCCGTCCGGCGGGCCGGTGTCACAGCGTGTCGTAGACCTTCTGGACGGACTCGGCCGCTTCCGCGGGCGTCATCGATCCGGCGGCGACGGCGGCGAGGGCATCCGCGACAGCGGTCTCGATCTTGGGCTCCTTGAAGTACCGGGAGTACTTGACCTCGGGCAGCCACTCGTCTGCCATCAGGCGGTAGATGTCGCGCTGCTTGTCCGACGTGAACGCCTCGGGCTCCATGCCCTTGACGGCGGGGAGGTCGAAGAGCGTGTTGATCAGCACCTGGCCACCATCACCCGCGATCCAGTCAGTGATCAGGTCGCACGCCTGCTCCTGGTTCGTCGAGCTCTTCGCGATGCCGAACAGGAACTCGGCGCCTCCGACGAACTGGGGCTCGTCAGCGCCTCCGGGAATGGTGGGGAAGAGGAACGGCTCGTATCCCTCCATCCCTCGCGACAGGGGCGCGATGGTGTCCTGGTCGGCCGTCGGGTCGGACTGCTGGATCCACTGTGATCCGAGCGGGAGGAAGAGCGCGTCTCCGGCCTCGAACATGCCGACGGCGTCGGGGTAGGGCGCCAGCGCGTTGGCGCCGGGCTGAGCGATCCCGTCGGTGAAGAGCTTCTGCCAGTACTCGAAGGCCTGGACCAGCGCCGGGTCGGTCCACGGCACCTCGCCGTCCTCGGCCTGGTAGACGGTTCCGGGAGAGATGTTGTTCGCCAGCTCGAGGTAGATCGAGGTGTTGAGCCAGTACTCCTTGGCGCCGAGGAGGAACGGCGTGAAGCCCTTGCCCGCATAGGTCGGCGTGACTGCCTCGAGCTCGGCCCACGTTGCCGGGATGGTCGCACCCTCCTGCTCCATGATCTCCGAGTTGGCCCAGATGTTCATGATCTGGGAGAGCACCGGGAGCCCGTAGTAGTTGTCGTCGCCCTCGGGGTTGCCGAGTCGCGCCTGATCGAGTGCGATCGGGTGGAACTTGTCCTCCCAGTCCTCACCCCAGACCCTGACGGCACAGTCGTTCAGCGGGAGGAGGTGGTCGCGGTACTGCTGCGTCTGGGCCCCGGGCATGAGCCCCACGACGTCGGACATCGTGCTGGAGGTCACCCGCGCCGCCAGATCGACCCAGTAGTCGGGCCCTCCCATGGTCGTCGCGTCCACGGTGACGCCCTCGTGGCCCGCCTCGAAGGCGTCGATCATTCCGCCGAGGGCGGGGTCGATCGGTGCCCAGCTCCTGAAGGTGACCGTGGTCGCGCCGCCGGACCCGCCGGCCTGGGATCCGGTGGCGTCGGTCGCGGCCGGCCGAGCCGTCCCGGCGCAGCCGGCGACCAGGCTCGCAGCCGCCACCACGGCCCCTGCTGCGACCCAGGTGTGACGTCGGTTCATTCCTCTGCTCCTTTGCATCTGGACCTGCACACGCTCAAGTGAGCGCGTGCAGTGATCATGTGTCGATTCGTGGACAGTGCGCTCATGCGTCCATGCGGTACGCTCTTATGAGCAGGCTGCGGTTCTGGGATTCGCGAGCATCCGTCAACTACTACCGCGCCTCGTTCACGAGTGAAGCAGTGGCCCATCGACTACGGCAAGTCTATGCTTCACATATGAGCACCCCTCCTCGACGGGATGCGGCACCTGCCCGCTCCCACGACGACACCCTTCTGGCCGTCGCCCAGCGCTACTACTTCGCTCAAAACAGCATGGTGGCAATCGCTGACGAGCTCGGGATCTCACGCTTCCGAGTCGCACGACTACTGGAGGAGGCCGAGCGGCGAGGGGCGGTCAGGATCACGCTGCACCGCCCGACCGAAGTGAAGAACGACGCGGCCGCCCACCTCAGGGCGCGGTACGGGCTTCGCCACGCCGTCGTGGTGAGCGGCGGACACCTCACCGAGGCGCAACAGCGCAGTGCGCTCGGCCGAGCGGGCGCCACACTCCTGCAGAGCCTGCTGGCTGACGGCGACGTCCTCGGCGTCGGCTGGGGTAGGGCCGTCGAGGCGGTCGCCGACATGTCCGGGACCCTTCCGCGGTGCAAGGTCGTCCAGCTCTCGGGGATCACGGGACACCCCAACAGCAACTCGATGGAGCTGGTGCGCCGGTTCTCCACCCTCACGGGCGGCGATGCATACCCGCTGTATGCGCCCCTGCTCAGCCCCAACGCCGCCACCGCCGCCAGCCTCCGCGAGTCCGACGGGATCGCCGAGACCTTCGCTCTCTTCCGCGAGGTCTCCGTCGCGATCGTGGCCATCGGCAGCTGGAATCCCCCGAACTCCCAGCTCCACACGGTCGTCTCCCCCGCGACACGCGAGATCCTCACCGCCGCCGGTCTGCAGTCGGAGATCGGCGGCGTCTTCCTCGACGCCGAGGGCCAGGAGATCCAGACCTCTCTCTCCGACCAGATCATGAGCATCTCCGCAGAGGAACTTGCCCAGGTCCCCACGGTCATCGCCGTAGCCGGGGGCGCCTCAAAGGCGTGCTCGATCCGCGCCGCCCTCAAGGGCGGCTACATCAACGCCCTCGTCACCGACCAGGCAGCCGCACGCCACCTCCTCACCTAGGCCCCAGCGCGGACCGCCGCTCGCGTCTCCGGCCACGCACCACCTCAGAGTCCGTTCGGGCCGCGCCTCGCGGCGACCGGACTCGAGACCAGTGCACGTGGGCGCAGGGTCGCCGCACCGAATCGACTCGTCGCCACGCCGAGCTCCCGTCGGACGCATCCCTGAGCTCGTGGGCTGGCGTGCGCGCTGACTCCGGTTGCTCCGCTCTCGTCTGCTCTCTGGTCGTCGTTCCCCGCCCTCCACGGACGAGGCTGCCCGTCTCCAGCGAGGTCTCCGAGTCCCACGATCCGGTTCAGCGCCCTAGGAGGGTCTGGCCGACAAAGCCGTCGGCGGTGAACCCGGGAGGGATGGCGAAGACGGCTGATCCGATCGGCGTGGTCCACTCGTTGAGCAGGTCGAGCTCGTCAAGGCGTCGCTGGACCGGGGCGAACTGGGCCAGCGGGTCTGCCTGGAAGGCCGTGAAGATCAGTCCCGAGCGGGATGTCTCGCCGGGGCCGGGGGGATCGTCGTAGTTGTACGCGCGGCGGTAGAAGCGCTGGCCGGTATCGGCCGATCGGGCACGGCGGATGTGCGCCTCCATCGGGATCACCGGGAAGCCGATGCCATCGCGCGCGGCGAAGTCCGGTTCGTCGTGCTCGCCGTCCCCGGTCAGGGGCGCACCGTCGGCGAGCCGGCGACCGACGGCCTGCTCCCGCCCGTCCCGACCGAGCAGGTCCCAGCGCTCGAGGTCCATCGCGATCCGCCGGATCACCAGGCTCGTCCCGCCGGTCAACCAGCCCTCACGGATCCAGACAAGGTCGTCGAAGTCGGCCGTCGACGGCGCGGGGTTCACGGTGCCGTCGACCTGGCCGAACAGGTTGCGCATCGTCGCCCCGTCGGGGCGGGCACCGTAGGCGTGGCGGAAGCCGTGCTGCTGCCACCGGATGGTGGCGAACGCCCGTGCGTTCTTCAGGAGCATCCGGGTCGCGTGGGTCACCGTGACGGGATCGTCCGAGGCGACCTCCAGCAGGAGGTCGCCGTCGGACCACTGCGGCAGCAGCCGGTCGACGCCGAAGGCCGGGAGCGGCGCCAGCCACCCCGGCACGGGGGCACCGGCGCGCTGCACCAGCCGCGGCCCGAACCCGAGCGTGACGGTGAGTCTCGACGGCGTCAGCGCGAGCTCCGGCTCCATGTCGGCCAGGGCGGCCCGACCCGAGGTGAGCCGTTCGATGTCCGAGCTGAGGATGCGCAGCAGGCGCCGGAGCGCGTCCGCATCGACCTCGTCGCGCAGGTCGAGGGAGGTGAAGGTCGAACGGGCCTGTGGTGCGACCGTCACCCCGGCCTGGTGCTCGCCGTGGCAGGGCACGACGGCGCTACCGCGCAGACCGGTGATGTCCTGCGCGGGCGGGGCCGACGAGGTGTCCGAAGACGACGGGGGGCGGGCGGCGTTGTCGAGACCGAGGGCGAGCGCGGCGCCCCAGCCGGCGACGGCTCCTCCGATGAGGAGCTGTCGCCGACTGGGTCCTGCCGCGTCACCCGAGCCGTTCCGTGCGGAACTCCTGGGTGCGCGTGTCATCGGGAGCCGTCAGTGCTCGGCGTGGTCGTCTTCGTGCATGTCCATGCCGTCCATCTCTCCGCCGACGTACTCCTCGTCGGCGCCCGCGAACTCACGTGCCTGGACGGTCACCGAGTAGGTGGACCCATCGGCCAGATCGAGGGTCAGGTCGACGTCGTCACCGGGAGCGACCGGAGTCGTCAGGTCCATGAACATGAGGTGGTTGCCGCCGGGCTCGAGAACGAACGTGCCCCCGGCCGGCACGGTGAACGAGTCGACCTGTTGCATCTTCATGGCACCGTCCACCACGACGGTCTCGTGCAGCTGCATCTGCGAGGAGACCGGGGAGGAGACGCCGACCACCGCGAGGTCGGAGTCGGTGGGGTTCTCCAGAACACCGAAGGCGGCGCTCATCCCCGAGTCGGCCGCCTTGACCCAGCCGTCCACCAGGGTGAGGCCAGCGAGCTGGGTGGACTCGGCGGACTCCCCGCCGGTGGTGTCGGTGTCGACCGGCGAGGCCGTCGACGTCGCCGCCTGGGCGGTGCCGGTGTCCGAGCCGGACGCGCAGGCCGCGAGGGTCAGCGCGAGGAGTCCGGTGCCGAGCACCGCGGCCACGCGGTTCAGCGTGAAGGTCGTCATGGGTGGTTCTCCAGTGTCAAGAAGGTTCAGTTCGGGTGAGAGCGCCGATCGCGGCGCAGCGACGCGAGCCGACCGACCATCCACCACAGCACCAGCGCTCCGACCGCTCCCGCGGCCGCGATCCCCAGCACGCGCCCGACGCCCTGCCCGGCGACACGGTCCTCGGCCCCGGGCGACGGCGCCGGTGGCGCCGACGGGGCCGAGTCCGTCGAGGGTTGCGCCGCCGAGGCCGGCGGAGAGCCGTCGGCACCCGGACGGGGACCGACGTCCCCGACCGTGAACGGGATCAGGCCGGAGATCGGGTGACCGTCGGAGGACACGACACGCCACCGGACGTCGTAGAACCCCTCGGTGAGATCCGCGAGGTCGACGACGGCATCGTTGCCCGAGAGGGACAACCCGGTCGCGTGATCGACGCCGTCGAGATCGGTCACCATGACCGTGGTGCCGATCTCCAGCGGCTCGGCGGACATCGTCAGCACCACCTGGGTCGGCGGTTCGTCGAGCACCTCTCCTGCCAGAGGAACGGAGGAGACGAGCTCGTCATGGCCATGGGCAACGGGGGCGACCAGCACGAGCGCAAGCGCGAGCATCCCGGCCGCCACCCAGCGACGCGTGGGCATCAGGGCATCCTCGGAGCGCGGGCGAGAACGCCCGCAGGGGTGGAAGAGAGCCGCACCGGTGTCCCGGCACGGATGATCGGTCAGGCAGCCAGCCCCAGCGGGGGTGCGCGGCCCGGGACCACCCGGGTCAGGAGCAGCAGTCGGAGGACATCGACCGGCGCGCACACGACCACACGCGGGCCCTCGCCTGGTTCGACGAGCAACGGCGTGGCGGGCAAGACCGCGGCGACGGCGGCCCGGCCGAACGCCACCAGCCACCGCACGAGCACCTCACCGCGATGCAGCACGAGGGCCGTGACGATCGCGGCCACCAGGTGCATCGACCACATCCGCACGTCACCGTGCAGCATCGAGTGCTCGACTCCACCACCGTGCGAGGCGCGGTCGACCACCGCCGCGATCTCCGCGGCACCCTCGGCGCCGCCGTGGTGATGTCCGCCCGGGATGGCCGAGATCACGGCGGCCGATCCCGTAGCCACCGCACCGAGAGA includes:
- a CDS encoding Dyp-type peroxidase, yielding MTRAPRSSARNGSGDAAGPSRRQLLIGGAVAGWGAALALGLDNAARPPSSSDTSSAPPAQDITGLRGSAVVPCHGEHQAGVTVAPQARSTFTSLDLRDEVDADALRRLLRILSSDIERLTSGRAALADMEPELALTPSRLTVTLGFGPRLVQRAGAPVPGWLAPLPAFGVDRLLPQWSDGDLLLEVASDDPVTVTHATRMLLKNARAFATIRWQQHGFRHAYGARPDGATMRNLFGQVDGTVNPAPSTADFDDLVWIREGWLTGGTSLVIRRIAMDLERWDLLGRDGREQAVGRRLADGAPLTGDGEHDEPDFAARDGIGFPVIPMEAHIRRARSADTGQRFYRRAYNYDDPPGPGETSRSGLIFTAFQADPLAQFAPVQRRLDELDLLNEWTTPIGSAVFAIPPGFTADGFVGQTLLGR
- a CDS encoding sugar-binding transcriptional regulator, with the protein product MSTPPRRDAAPARSHDDTLLAVAQRYYFAQNSMVAIADELGISRFRVARLLEEAERRGAVRITLHRPTEVKNDAAAHLRARYGLRHAVVVSGGHLTEAQQRSALGRAGATLLQSLLADGDVLGVGWGRAVEAVADMSGTLPRCKVVQLSGITGHPNSNSMELVRRFSTLTGGDAYPLYAPLLSPNAATAASLRESDGIAETFALFREVSVAIVAIGSWNPPNSQLHTVVSPATREILTAAGLQSEIGGVFLDAEGQEIQTSLSDQIMSISAEELAQVPTVIAVAGGASKACSIRAALKGGYINALVTDQAAARHLLT
- a CDS encoding ABC transporter substrate-binding protein, which codes for MNRRHTWVAAGAVVAAASLVAGCAGTARPAATDATGSQAGGSGGATTVTFRSWAPIDPALGGMIDAFEAGHEGVTVDATTMGGPDYWVDLAARVTSSTMSDVVGLMPGAQTQQYRDHLLPLNDCAVRVWGEDWEDKFHPIALDQARLGNPEGDDNYYGLPVLSQIMNIWANSEIMEQEGATIPATWAELEAVTPTYAGKGFTPFLLGAKEYWLNTSIYLELANNISPGTVYQAEDGEVPWTDPALVQAFEYWQKLFTDGIAQPGANALAPYPDAVGMFEAGDALFLPLGSQWIQQSDPTADQDTIAPLSRGMEGYEPFLFPTIPGGADEPQFVGGAEFLFGIAKSSTNQEQACDLITDWIAGDGGQVLINTLFDLPAVKGMEPEAFTSDKQRDIYRLMADEWLPEVKYSRYFKEPKIETAVADALAAVAAGSMTPAEAAESVQKVYDTL
- a CDS encoding VOC family protein; this encodes MSARLIHHIGILVPDLEGAIELWSAITGYTFGPIHRYRSTHYVDDSDPTPHFHDARLSFSVEGAPHIELLEATGEGTHSLAQAGVHHLAFTEILELDDEIERLAQLGVTVNGVDRNPQGEPLLFFTEPRTTSRVRVEFVAPLDHPNVMDDGSPLWRDPATGRLDPWGPRDS
- a CDS encoding copper resistance CopC family protein, which encodes MPTRRWVAAGMLALALVLVAPVAHGHDELVSSVPLAGEVLDEPPTQVVLTMSAEPLEIGTTVMVTDLDGVDHATGLSLSGNDAVVDLADLTEGFYDVRWRVVSSDGHPISGLIPFTVGDVGPRPGADGSPPASAAQPSTDSAPSAPPAPSPGAEDRVAGQGVGRVLGIAAAGAVGALVLWWMVGRLASLRRDRRSHPN
- a CDS encoding carbohydrate ABC transporter permease, which gives rise to MTRVTLRDRLASFAFVLPALILFAVFVAYPIFYNLQASTLQWNGASDGTFVGLGNYGELLRDPVFRKTLVNSALWIPLTIVPQALIGLAFALMLDQPLRFRNVYRALLFIPAVLSPVVVGIVWSQILDPNHGTFATVARALGFDSLQLNFLGDPDTALFAVMAVNIWMFTGMSMLFYLAGLQLIDHSLFEAAKIDGASFLQRTTRITFPLLRTTHLTLLLLGIIGSLKTFELIYVMTSGGPFHATEMLPTYAFKQGFQVHEVGYASAISVALLVIAVGAALLMTRVFGAGFLTGEKK
- a CDS encoding carbohydrate ABC transporter permease → MSARVNLLHLALVPITIVWMIPLVLVLGLALKPTNDPSTFFFGILPVNPSLSNFELVFEQNPIFRYLLNSALIAVPSVLLVVFLGAMAAYALALLDVPLKALIFGVLTLALVLPMSSIVVATFQVLQLLGLYDTTLGVSLVYTAIGLPFGIIVIRTSFLAVPSETRDAAVMDGANKWQMFWRVYLPLARPSIAVVVIWQLMLSWNDFLLPLVALVDKNIKPLTLIPLVYRGEHFTQVGALFAILIVVSIPIIITFLFAQKYLVNGLAGAVK
- a CDS encoding copper chaperone PCu(A)C, which codes for MTTFTLNRVAAVLGTGLLALTLAACASGSDTGTAQAATSTASPVDTDTTGGESAESTQLAGLTLVDGWVKAADSGMSAAFGVLENPTDSDLAVVGVSSPVSSQMQLHETVVVDGAMKMQQVDSFTVPAGGTFVLEPGGNHLMFMDLTTPVAPGDDVDLTLDLADGSTYSVTVQAREFAGADEEYVGGEMDGMDMHEDDHAEH